The Georgenia faecalis genome includes a window with the following:
- the rph gene encoding ribonuclease PH produces MTSNLTTPRADGRASDELREVRLTRGWLDHAEGSVLVEFGSTRVLCVASFTAGVPRWRKGSGQGWVTAEYAMLPRSTNTRSDRESVKGRIGGRTHEISRLIGRSLRAVIDVSALGENTIVLDCDVLQADGGTRTAAITGAYVALADAVAWGQAQGAIATGRPVLTDSVAAVSVGIVGGRPVLDLPYVEDVNAETDMNVVVTGSGGFVEVQGTAEGKPFQRSELDELLDLAVLGTARLTELQRAALAEPLRARP; encoded by the coding sequence ATGACTTCCAACCTCACCACCCCCCGCGCGGACGGCCGCGCCTCGGACGAGCTGCGGGAGGTGCGCCTGACCCGAGGGTGGCTCGACCACGCCGAGGGCAGCGTGCTCGTGGAGTTCGGGAGCACCCGGGTGCTCTGCGTGGCGTCGTTCACCGCCGGCGTGCCGCGGTGGCGCAAGGGCTCGGGCCAGGGCTGGGTGACGGCCGAGTACGCCATGCTGCCGCGGTCGACGAACACGCGCAGCGACCGGGAGTCGGTCAAGGGCCGCATCGGTGGGCGCACGCACGAGATCTCCCGGCTCATCGGGCGGTCCCTGCGTGCCGTCATCGACGTCTCGGCCCTCGGGGAGAACACCATCGTCCTCGACTGCGACGTCCTCCAGGCCGACGGCGGGACCCGCACGGCCGCCATCACCGGCGCGTACGTCGCGCTGGCCGACGCCGTCGCCTGGGGCCAGGCGCAGGGCGCCATCGCCACGGGCCGCCCCGTGCTCACCGACTCGGTGGCGGCGGTCAGCGTCGGCATCGTCGGCGGACGGCCGGTCCTCGACCTGCCCTACGTCGAGGACGTCAACGCGGAGACGGACATGAACGTCGTCGTCACCGGCAGCGGCGGGTTCGTCGAGGTCCAGGGCACCGCCGAGGGCAAGCCCTTCCAGCGCAGCGAGCTCGACGAGCTCCTCGACCTCGCGGTGCTCGGCACTGCCCGCCTCACCGAGCTCCAGCGGGCCGCGCTCGCCGAGCCGCTGCGGGCGCGGCCGTGA
- a CDS encoding DEAD/DEAH box helicase has protein sequence MSGPHSRRPAPGPSAASTVAAEQLSPAYPARAAWGTASRLRAWQADALAAYREADPRDFLTVATPGAGKTTFALRVATELLARGVVRRISVVTPTEHLKRQWADAATRVGVQIDPEFRNAQGRHGSGFDGVALTYAQVAANPALHRARTEAEPTLVILDEIHHAGDALSWGDAVREAFEPARRRLGLTGTPFRSDTAAIPFVTYERDPDGIRRSRADHAYGYADALRDGVVRPVIFLAYSGQMRWRTRAGDEVSATLGEPLTKDFIAQAWRTALDPGGDWIPAVLAAADRRLTEVRRAMPDAGGLVIATDQTKARAYAKILHEVSGEKAVVVLSDDDGASGRIEEFATGDQRWMIAVRMVSEGVDVPRLAVGVYATATATPLFFAQAIGRFVRARRRGETASVFLPSVPWLLGLAGELEAERDHALDRVPTAEEKGAFFTPEDADLAAANRSEKASDDLAMPGFEALDAQASFDRVLFDGGEFGTGAEIGSPAEEDFLGLPGLLEPEQVATLLRAHQAEQIKQRKREDQAQGQRDENAGIEDHRRRTALRKELASLVSAWSRRSGTPHGVVHTELRRQCGGPEVAMARSEEIEARIALLRRWFVGRT, from the coding sequence GTGAGCGGCCCGCACTCGCGCAGGCCCGCCCCCGGTCCTTCTGCCGCCTCCACGGTGGCGGCAGAGCAGCTCTCACCCGCCTACCCGGCGCGTGCCGCGTGGGGTACCGCCTCGCGCCTGCGCGCCTGGCAGGCGGATGCACTGGCTGCCTACCGGGAGGCCGACCCGCGCGACTTCCTCACCGTCGCGACGCCCGGCGCCGGCAAGACCACCTTCGCGCTGCGCGTCGCCACCGAGCTCCTCGCTCGCGGGGTGGTGCGGCGGATCAGCGTCGTCACGCCCACCGAGCACCTCAAGCGGCAGTGGGCCGACGCGGCCACCCGCGTGGGCGTCCAGATCGACCCCGAGTTCCGCAACGCCCAGGGCCGCCACGGCTCGGGCTTCGACGGCGTTGCCCTCACTTACGCCCAGGTCGCCGCCAACCCCGCGCTGCACCGGGCGCGCACCGAGGCGGAGCCGACGCTCGTCATCCTCGACGAGATCCACCACGCCGGCGACGCCCTCAGCTGGGGTGACGCCGTGCGGGAGGCGTTCGAGCCGGCCCGGCGCCGCCTCGGCCTCACGGGCACGCCGTTCCGCTCGGACACGGCGGCGATCCCGTTCGTCACGTACGAGCGCGACCCCGACGGCATCCGCCGGTCCCGGGCCGACCACGCCTACGGGTACGCCGACGCCCTGCGCGACGGCGTCGTCCGTCCCGTGATCTTCCTCGCGTACTCGGGCCAGATGCGCTGGCGCACCCGCGCGGGCGACGAGGTGAGCGCGACCCTCGGGGAGCCCCTCACCAAGGACTTCATCGCCCAGGCATGGCGCACCGCCCTCGACCCGGGCGGCGACTGGATCCCCGCCGTCCTCGCGGCCGCCGACCGGCGCCTCACCGAGGTCCGCCGGGCCATGCCCGACGCCGGTGGCCTCGTCATCGCCACCGACCAGACCAAGGCGCGTGCCTACGCCAAGATCCTCCACGAGGTGAGCGGGGAGAAGGCCGTCGTCGTGCTGTCCGACGACGACGGAGCCTCCGGGCGCATCGAGGAGTTCGCCACCGGTGACCAGCGGTGGATGATCGCCGTGCGCATGGTCTCCGAGGGCGTCGACGTCCCGCGGCTCGCCGTCGGCGTCTACGCGACGGCCACGGCGACCCCGCTGTTCTTCGCCCAGGCGATCGGCCGGTTCGTCCGCGCCCGGCGCCGGGGCGAGACCGCCTCGGTGTTCCTGCCCAGCGTCCCCTGGCTGCTCGGCCTCGCCGGCGAGCTCGAGGCGGAGCGCGACCACGCGCTCGACCGGGTTCCCACGGCCGAGGAGAAGGGCGCCTTCTTCACGCCCGAGGACGCCGACCTCGCCGCCGCCAACCGGTCGGAGAAGGCGAGCGACGACCTCGCCATGCCGGGCTTCGAGGCGCTCGACGCCCAGGCCTCCTTCGACCGGGTGCTCTTCGACGGCGGCGAGTTCGGCACGGGGGCGGAGATCGGCTCGCCCGCCGAGGAGGACTTCCTCGGCCTGCCCGGCCTGCTCGAGCCCGAGCAGGTGGCGACGCTGCTGCGTGCCCACCAGGCGGAGCAGATCAAGCAGCGCAAGCGCGAGGACCAGGCGCAGGGACAGCGCGACGAGAACGCCGGCATCGAGGACCACCGCCGGCGGACGGCGCTGCGCAAGGAGCTCGCCAGCCTGGTGTCGGCCTGGTCACGTCGTAGCGGCACGCCGCACGGCGTGGTCCACACCGAGCTGCGCCGCCAGTGCGGCGGCCCGGAGGTCGCCATGGCCCGCAGCGAGGAGATCGAGGCCCGTATCGCGCTGCTGCGCCGGTGGTTCGTCGGACGCACCTGA
- the rdgB gene encoding RdgB/HAM1 family non-canonical purine NTP pyrophosphatase, whose translation MPGHSVPGGARLVLATHNAHKVGELRAILAPLVPGLRERDVVSAADVGAPAPVEDGVTFAENALIKARALVAATGLPAVADDSGLCVDVLGGAPGIFSARWAGRHGDDRANLELLLAQLAEVPDPHRGAHFACAAALVLPSGEEVVETGTMPGTLLHAPRGAGGFGYDPILQPDGETRSAAELSAEEKNARSHRGQALRALAPRIAELLAR comes from the coding sequence GTGCCCGGTCACTCGGTGCCCGGTGGCGCTCGGCTCGTGCTCGCCACCCACAACGCGCACAAGGTCGGCGAGCTGCGGGCGATCCTTGCCCCGCTCGTCCCCGGCCTGCGGGAGCGCGACGTCGTCTCGGCGGCCGACGTCGGCGCACCGGCGCCGGTCGAGGACGGCGTGACCTTCGCCGAGAACGCGCTCATCAAGGCCCGCGCCCTCGTCGCCGCCACCGGCCTGCCCGCGGTCGCCGACGACTCCGGGCTGTGCGTCGACGTCCTCGGCGGCGCACCGGGGATCTTCTCGGCGCGCTGGGCGGGGCGTCACGGCGACGACCGTGCCAACCTCGAGCTCCTGCTCGCGCAGCTCGCCGAGGTGCCGGATCCCCACCGCGGCGCGCACTTCGCCTGCGCCGCGGCCCTCGTGCTGCCGTCGGGGGAGGAGGTCGTCGAGACCGGCACCATGCCCGGCACGCTCCTGCACGCCCCGCGCGGGGCCGGCGGCTTCGGGTACGACCCGATCCTCCAGCCGGACGGCGAGACGCGCTCGGCCGCCGAGCTCAGCGCGGAGGAGAAGAACGCGCGCAGCCACCGCGGCCAGGCGCTGCGGGCGCTGGCCCCCAGGATCGCGGAGCTCCTCGCGCGCTGA
- a CDS encoding DUF3054 domain-containing protein has product MTAPAEAKRRAGVRPAVAAALDAASILAFAVVGQVSHGGVDADVLLVAAPFLAAGALGHLLVRRGRDRVWPGGVAVWLVTWAGGMAVRALLNDGVAGAFVLVGLGALGVLMLGWRAVAGLARRRG; this is encoded by the coding sequence GTGACCGCGCCCGCCGAGGCCAAGCGTCGCGCCGGCGTCCGTCCCGCCGTCGCCGCGGCACTGGACGCGGCGTCGATCCTCGCGTTCGCCGTCGTCGGCCAGGTCTCGCACGGCGGAGTGGACGCCGACGTGCTCCTCGTCGCCGCCCCGTTCCTCGCGGCGGGCGCGCTCGGCCACCTCCTGGTCCGGCGCGGGCGGGACCGCGTGTGGCCGGGCGGCGTCGCCGTCTGGCTCGTCACGTGGGCGGGCGGCATGGCCGTGCGGGCGCTGCTCAACGACGGCGTGGCCGGGGCGTTCGTCCTCGTGGGGCTGGGCGCCCTGGGCGTCCTCATGCTCGGCTGGCGCGCCGTCGCCGGCCTCGCGCGGCGCCGCGGCTGA
- a CDS encoding phosphoenolpyruvate carboxylase, producing the protein MTEHSETVDAARARWDARSFMPDELRADVRNLGALLGQVIAEDGGPELLADVEQLRELAIAALAGEDATLDEAEALVDSFSSTRAEQVARAFTCYFHLVNLAEEYHRVRALRARDTPAGGKQGPDTLAGAYAQLAEEIGEEEAGRRLAELEFHPVLTAHPTEARRRAISGTIRRITDLVAANDDPRLGARGRLEIRRRLLSEIDTMWRTAHLRRTKPSPIDEVRTAMSIFEETLFQILPQVYRQTDDWLNGEDRGRARPRAQAFVRLGSWIGADRDGNPNVTAATTRKAATIASDHILGALEREGTRIGLAMTLDEGTTPPSEELLALWARQRQLSDELTCTIAAEAPREPHRQVMLVIAARIGATRQRNADLAYAGAAELLADLHVVQESLRSAGALRKAHGDLQNFIWQVESFGFHLTELEVRQHAKVHAQTLAWIEDPASVPEPSVAPEEVLDVFRSISAVQKRHGVDACRRYIVSFTRGSDDIAAVYRLAAHALGSAEQAPVLDVIPLFETFDDLQAAPTVLEEMIALEPVRARLEATGNRLEVMLGYSDSAKDVGPVSATLALYVAQEEIAEWARRHGIQLTLFHGRGGALGRGGGPANRAVLAQPPHSVDGRFKLTEQGEVIAARYGNKAIAERHIDQVAAATLLASAPSTERRNAETAARYADLAARLDEVSRARFFELVHAEGFAPWFAQVTPQEEIGLLALGSRPARRGLSVESLEDLRAIPWVFAWTQARINLTGWFGLGSALAAVGDLDLLRAAYREWPLFNTLIDNVEMSLAKTDHRIAQRYLDLGDRDDLATLVMSELELTQQWVLDITEHAQLLEGRRVLGRAVQLRNPYVDALSLLQLRALRGLRSSTGGAELSPEKIEELRRLLLLSVNGIAAGLQNTG; encoded by the coding sequence ATGACAGAGCATTCCGAGACCGTCGATGCCGCCCGCGCCCGCTGGGACGCGCGCTCGTTCATGCCGGACGAGCTACGCGCCGACGTCCGAAACCTCGGCGCGCTCCTCGGGCAGGTGATCGCCGAGGACGGGGGCCCTGAGCTGCTGGCCGACGTCGAGCAGCTGCGTGAGCTGGCGATCGCCGCCCTCGCCGGGGAGGACGCGACCCTCGACGAGGCCGAGGCCCTCGTGGACTCCTTCAGCTCCACCCGCGCCGAGCAGGTGGCCCGGGCGTTCACCTGCTACTTCCACCTCGTCAACCTCGCCGAGGAGTACCACCGGGTCCGCGCGCTGCGCGCCCGTGACACCCCGGCCGGGGGCAAGCAGGGCCCCGACACCCTCGCCGGTGCCTACGCCCAGCTCGCCGAGGAGATCGGCGAGGAGGAGGCCGGGCGCCGCCTGGCCGAGCTCGAGTTCCACCCCGTGCTCACCGCGCACCCGACGGAGGCCCGTCGCCGGGCGATCTCCGGGACGATCCGCCGCATCACCGACCTGGTCGCCGCCAACGACGACCCCCGGCTCGGCGCGCGGGGCCGCCTGGAGATCCGCCGTCGGCTCCTCTCCGAGATCGACACGATGTGGCGGACCGCGCACCTGCGCCGCACCAAGCCGTCGCCCATCGACGAGGTCCGCACGGCCATGAGCATCTTCGAGGAGACGCTCTTCCAGATCCTCCCGCAGGTCTACCGCCAGACCGACGACTGGCTCAACGGGGAGGACCGCGGGCGCGCCCGCCCCCGCGCCCAGGCGTTCGTCCGGCTCGGCAGCTGGATCGGCGCCGACCGTGACGGCAACCCCAACGTCACCGCGGCGACGACGCGCAAGGCAGCGACGATCGCCTCGGACCACATCCTCGGCGCGCTCGAGCGCGAGGGCACCCGCATCGGGCTGGCCATGACGCTCGACGAGGGCACCACGCCGCCGTCGGAGGAGCTGCTCGCCCTGTGGGCCCGGCAGCGCCAGCTGTCCGACGAGCTGACCTGCACCATCGCCGCCGAGGCGCCGCGCGAGCCGCACCGCCAGGTGATGCTCGTCATCGCCGCCCGCATCGGGGCGACGCGCCAGCGCAACGCCGACCTCGCCTACGCCGGCGCCGCGGAGCTGCTCGCCGACCTGCACGTGGTCCAGGAGTCCCTCCGGTCCGCGGGTGCGCTGCGCAAGGCGCACGGGGACCTCCAGAACTTCATCTGGCAGGTGGAGTCCTTCGGCTTCCACCTCACCGAGCTCGAGGTGCGCCAGCACGCCAAGGTGCACGCCCAGACGCTCGCCTGGATCGAGGACCCCGCGTCGGTGCCCGAGCCCAGCGTGGCGCCCGAGGAGGTGCTCGACGTCTTCCGCTCGATCTCCGCGGTCCAGAAGCGCCACGGCGTCGACGCGTGCCGGCGCTACATCGTCAGCTTCACCCGCGGCAGCGACGACATCGCCGCGGTGTACCGGTTGGCCGCCCACGCCCTCGGCTCCGCGGAGCAGGCGCCGGTCCTCGACGTCATCCCGCTGTTCGAGACGTTCGACGACCTCCAGGCCGCGCCCACCGTCCTCGAGGAGATGATCGCGCTCGAGCCGGTGCGCGCCCGCCTCGAGGCCACCGGGAACCGGCTCGAGGTCATGCTCGGCTACTCCGACTCCGCCAAGGACGTCGGCCCCGTCTCGGCGACCCTCGCGCTCTACGTCGCGCAGGAGGAGATCGCCGAGTGGGCCCGCCGTCACGGCATCCAGCTCACGCTCTTCCACGGCCGCGGCGGCGCCCTGGGCCGTGGTGGCGGCCCCGCGAACCGCGCGGTCCTCGCCCAGCCCCCGCACTCGGTCGACGGCCGGTTCAAGCTCACCGAGCAGGGCGAGGTCATCGCCGCCCGGTACGGCAACAAGGCCATCGCCGAGCGGCACATCGACCAGGTGGCGGCGGCGACGCTGCTCGCCTCGGCGCCGTCGACGGAGCGGCGCAACGCCGAGACGGCCGCGCGCTACGCCGACCTCGCGGCGCGGCTCGACGAGGTCTCCCGGGCGCGGTTCTTCGAGCTCGTCCACGCCGAGGGATTCGCGCCGTGGTTCGCGCAGGTCACGCCGCAGGAGGAGATCGGCCTGCTCGCGCTCGGCTCCCGCCCGGCCCGCCGCGGCCTGTCGGTGGAGTCGCTGGAGGACCTGCGGGCGATCCCGTGGGTGTTCGCCTGGACCCAGGCACGGATCAACCTCACGGGCTGGTTCGGGCTGGGCTCGGCGCTGGCCGCCGTCGGCGACCTCGACCTCCTGCGTGCCGCCTATCGCGAGTGGCCCCTGTTCAACACGCTCATCGACAACGTCGAGATGTCGTTGGCCAAGACCGACCACCGCATCGCCCAGCGCTACCTCGACCTCGGCGACCGGGACGACCTCGCCACGCTCGTGATGTCCGAGCTCGAGCTCACCCAGCAGTGGGTGCTCGACATCACCGAGCACGCGCAGCTCCTCGAGGGCCGCCGGGTGCTCGGCCGGGCCGTCCAGCTTCGCAACCCCTACGTCGATGCCCTGTCCCTGCTGCAGCTGCGGGCCCTGCGCGGGCTGCGCAGCAGCACCGGCGGGGCCGAGCTGAGCCCGGAGAAGATCGAGGAGCTGCGCCGCCTGCTCCTGCTCTCGGTCAACGGGATCGCGGCCGGGCTGCAGAACACCGGGTGA
- the murI gene encoding glutamate racemase codes for MNDAPIGIFDSGVGGLTVARAVLDQLPNEAVLYIGDTANGPYGPRPIAQVRAMAIDVMDQLVDSGVKLLVIACNSASAAVLADARERYVRGAGVPVVEVILPAVRRTLAATRTGKVGVIGTQATIGSGAYRDAFAAAPHLELTMAAAPRFVDFVERGITSGPEVLAAAEEYLAPVRAAGVDTLVLGCTHYPLLTGVISYVMGDDVTLVSSAEETAKDVYRTLVEHGLERDPAAPPPTHRFLATGEPEPFSRLARRFLGPDVDQVRAATHVGAMR; via the coding sequence ATGAATGATGCACCGATCGGCATCTTCGACTCCGGCGTCGGAGGCCTGACCGTCGCGCGCGCGGTCCTCGACCAGCTGCCGAACGAGGCGGTGCTCTACATCGGCGACACGGCCAACGGTCCCTACGGCCCGCGGCCCATCGCGCAGGTGCGCGCGATGGCGATCGACGTCATGGACCAGCTGGTCGACTCAGGCGTCAAGCTCCTCGTCATCGCCTGCAACTCCGCCTCGGCAGCGGTGCTGGCCGACGCCCGCGAGCGGTACGTGCGCGGCGCGGGGGTCCCCGTCGTCGAGGTGATCCTCCCCGCCGTGCGCCGCACGCTCGCCGCGACGCGGACCGGCAAGGTGGGGGTCATCGGGACCCAGGCGACCATCGGCTCCGGGGCCTACCGCGACGCCTTCGCCGCCGCGCCCCACCTCGAGCTCACCATGGCCGCCGCCCCGCGGTTCGTCGACTTCGTCGAGCGCGGCATCACCTCCGGCCCGGAGGTCCTCGCGGCCGCGGAGGAGTACCTCGCGCCCGTCCGCGCGGCGGGCGTGGACACCCTGGTCCTCGGGTGCACGCACTACCCGCTCCTCACCGGCGTCATCTCCTACGTCATGGGGGACGACGTCACGCTGGTCTCCAGCGCGGAGGAGACGGCCAAGGACGTCTACCGCACGCTCGTCGAGCACGGTCTGGAGCGCGACCCGGCCGCCCCGCCCCCCACCCACCGGTTCCTCGCCACCGGCGAGCCCGAACCGTTCAGCCGCCTCGCCCGACGGTTCCTCGGCCCCGACGTCGACCAGGTGCGGGCCGCGACCCACGTCGGGGCGATGCGGTGA
- a CDS encoding DUF3039 domain-containing protein, translating to MSSTQPPSYPAEPSTQPSSGTSVLEREELREDIEPGDHERFAHYVRKEKILASAMSGDPVVALCGKVWTPGRDPKKYPVCPACKEIYEGIQSGGSGSGGSGGSGAGFGSGSGE from the coding sequence ATGAGTTCCACCCAGCCTCCGAGCTACCCGGCAGAGCCGTCGACCCAACCGTCGTCCGGCACCAGCGTCCTCGAGCGCGAGGAGCTGCGGGAGGACATCGAGCCGGGTGACCACGAGCGCTTCGCGCACTACGTCCGCAAGGAGAAGATCCTTGCCTCGGCGATGTCCGGGGACCCCGTCGTCGCCCTCTGCGGCAAGGTGTGGACGCCCGGGCGGGACCCGAAGAAGTACCCGGTCTGCCCCGCCTGCAAGGAGATCTACGAGGGCATCCAGTCCGGCGGCTCCGGTTCCGGCGGCTCCGGCGGCTCCGGTGCCGGTTTCGGTTCCGGAAGCGGGGAGTGA
- the clpS gene encoding ATP-dependent Clp protease adapter ClpS has product MSVSTGTPGPAPAPPPVEELGHAEAPERQRPWRTTVWNDPVNLMSYVTYVFRTYFGYSEAHAHRLMRHVHEDGRAVVSTGSREKMEVDVQAMHSYGLWATLSQGEDD; this is encoded by the coding sequence ATGTCCGTCTCCACCGGCACGCCGGGTCCCGCGCCGGCGCCCCCGCCCGTCGAGGAGCTCGGCCATGCCGAGGCCCCCGAGCGGCAGCGTCCCTGGCGCACGACGGTGTGGAACGACCCCGTCAACCTCATGAGCTACGTCACCTACGTGTTCCGCACCTACTTCGGGTACTCCGAGGCGCATGCCCACCGGCTCATGCGGCACGTGCACGAGGACGGGCGGGCCGTCGTCTCGACGGGCTCGCGCGAGAAGATGGAGGTGGACGTGCAGGCGATGCACTCCTACGGGCTGTGGGCCACCCTCTCCCAGGGGGAGGACGACTAG
- a CDS encoding nicotinate phosphoribosyltransferase, translating to MPTDASTALLTDRYELTMLDAALRSGVADRRSVFEVFGRRLPARRRYGVVAGTARVLDAIADFRFGEAELAWIAQTGVVGDETLDYLAAYRFGGDVIGYAEGECFFPGSPVLTLQGTFAECVLLETVILSVLNHDCAVASAASRMTTAAHGRPCLEMGARRTHEWSAVAAARAAVVGGFAGTSVMEAGRSYGIPTIGTAAHSFTLVHDDEEAAFAAQVAALGPGTTLLVDTYDVERGVERAVRAARTAGGELGAVRLDSGDLVAQAFTVRAQLDALGAATTRITVTSDLDEYAIAALGAAPVDSYGVGTKLVTGSGHPTAELVYKLVAREGADGKMVDVAKASASKKSVGGFKTAGRVVEDGVAAEELVVAADSLADAAPVLTAAGARPLQVPLVSAGVIAEEHRGPGALRAAAERHLASRAELPYEGWRLSEGEPAIPTRHVTLT from the coding sequence ATGCCGACGGACGCGAGCACCGCCCTCCTCACCGACCGCTACGAGCTCACCATGCTCGACGCCGCCCTCCGCTCGGGCGTCGCCGACCGGCGCAGCGTCTTCGAGGTGTTCGGCCGCCGGCTGCCCGCCCGGCGCCGGTACGGCGTGGTCGCCGGGACGGCGCGGGTGCTCGATGCCATCGCCGACTTCCGGTTCGGCGAGGCCGAGCTCGCCTGGATCGCCCAGACCGGCGTCGTCGGGGACGAGACGCTCGACTACCTCGCCGCCTACCGGTTCGGGGGCGACGTCATCGGCTACGCCGAGGGCGAGTGCTTCTTCCCCGGATCCCCCGTCCTCACGCTCCAGGGGACGTTCGCCGAGTGCGTGCTCCTGGAGACGGTCATCCTCTCGGTCCTCAACCACGACTGCGCCGTCGCGTCGGCCGCCTCGCGGATGACCACCGCCGCCCACGGCCGCCCGTGCCTGGAGATGGGGGCGCGCCGCACGCACGAGTGGTCGGCGGTCGCCGCCGCTCGGGCCGCCGTCGTCGGCGGTTTCGCCGGCACGAGCGTCATGGAGGCGGGCCGGTCGTACGGCATCCCCACCATCGGCACCGCGGCGCACTCCTTCACCCTCGTCCACGACGACGAGGAGGCCGCCTTCGCCGCGCAGGTCGCCGCGCTCGGACCCGGCACGACGCTGCTCGTCGATACCTACGACGTCGAACGGGGCGTCGAGCGCGCCGTCCGGGCCGCCCGCACGGCCGGCGGCGAGCTCGGCGCGGTCCGCCTCGACTCCGGCGACCTCGTCGCGCAGGCGTTCACCGTGCGCGCGCAGCTCGACGCGCTGGGGGCGGCGACGACCCGGATCACCGTCACCTCCGACCTCGACGAGTACGCCATCGCCGCCCTCGGTGCCGCGCCCGTGGACTCCTACGGCGTGGGCACCAAGCTCGTCACCGGCTCGGGGCACCCCACCGCCGAGCTCGTCTACAAGCTCGTCGCCCGCGAGGGCGCCGACGGCAAGATGGTCGACGTCGCGAAGGCGTCGGCGTCGAAGAAGTCGGTCGGCGGGTTCAAGACCGCCGGCCGGGTCGTCGAGGACGGGGTGGCGGCCGAGGAGCTCGTCGTGGCCGCGGACTCCCTCGCCGACGCCGCACCGGTGCTCACCGCCGCGGGGGCGCGGCCGCTGCAGGTGCCGCTCGTGAGCGCCGGCGTCATCGCCGAGGAGCACCGTGGGCCCGGAGCGCTGCGCGCCGCCGCCGAACGGCACCTCGCCTCCCGCGCGGAGCTGCCGTACGAGGGGTGGCGGCTCAGCGAGGGCGAGCCCGCGATCCCCACCCGGCACGTCACCCTGACCTGA
- a CDS encoding MBL fold metallo-hydrolase — protein MRLTVIGCSGSMSGPSSPSSCYLVQAEGPGESGPRTWNVLLDLGSGAFGALLGHLDPAELDMVVLSHLHADHIVDMTGLQVYRRYHPAGALRPVRVLGPDDTARRIRAVSGDEDDEDLSAEFAIETFAPGTVVEVGPLRIEPFEVEHPLPAYGVRVTGPREDGTGEGVLAYTGDTDLCEGLGPLARGADLLLAEAAFQEGRDAVRGVHLTGRRAGQVAAAGEVAGLVLTHQPPWNDPAVAAREAAEVFDGPIELAAPGAVWAI, from the coding sequence GTGAGGCTCACCGTCATCGGCTGCTCGGGCTCGATGTCCGGCCCGTCGTCGCCGTCCTCGTGCTACCTCGTCCAGGCGGAGGGGCCGGGGGAGTCCGGGCCGCGCACCTGGAACGTGCTGCTCGACCTCGGCTCCGGGGCGTTCGGTGCCCTGCTGGGCCACCTGGACCCGGCCGAGCTGGACATGGTGGTCCTCAGCCACCTCCACGCCGACCACATCGTCGACATGACCGGGCTCCAGGTCTACCGGCGCTACCACCCCGCCGGCGCCCTCCGTCCGGTGCGGGTCCTCGGCCCGGACGACACTGCCCGCCGCATCCGCGCCGTGTCCGGTGACGAGGACGACGAGGACCTCAGCGCCGAGTTCGCGATCGAGACCTTCGCCCCCGGCACCGTCGTCGAGGTCGGCCCGCTGCGCATCGAGCCCTTCGAGGTGGAGCACCCGCTGCCCGCCTACGGCGTCCGGGTGACCGGCCCGCGCGAGGACGGCACGGGCGAGGGCGTCCTCGCCTACACCGGGGACACCGATCTCTGCGAGGGCCTCGGCCCCCTGGCCCGCGGCGCCGACCTGCTGCTCGCCGAGGCCGCCTTCCAGGAGGGGCGCGACGCGGTGCGTGGCGTCCACCTCACGGGACGGCGCGCCGGCCAGGTGGCGGCGGCGGGGGAGGTGGCGGGCCTCGTGCTCACCCACCAGCCGCCGTGGAACGACCCCGCCGTGGCCGCCCGCGAGGCCGCTGAGGTCTTCGACGGCCCCATCGAGCTGGCCGCTCCGGGTGCCGTCTGGGCCATCTGA
- a CDS encoding DUF2017 family protein, with protein sequence MQAFIPVPGGYACELEPVELRIIARLVADTAELLGTPLDAADDDDDTDDAGLPARVDVTGAAADEAAVLAALDWSPADETTPTDPALARLLPPASGDEALAGEMRRLTEGALRSGKADRLRTVWSALRASSGLVVVRAGAEGEWLAALTDVRLVLASRLGIEDEDDAEAVYTRAGRPEPDADELESALVSLYTALTWWQESLLAAMSGPHGGV encoded by the coding sequence GTGCAGGCCTTCATCCCGGTCCCCGGCGGCTACGCCTGCGAGCTCGAGCCCGTCGAGCTGCGCATCATCGCCCGGCTGGTCGCGGACACCGCCGAGCTGCTGGGCACCCCGCTCGACGCCGCGGACGATGACGACGACACCGACGACGCGGGGCTCCCCGCGCGCGTCGACGTCACCGGCGCCGCCGCCGACGAGGCCGCCGTCCTTGCCGCGCTCGACTGGTCGCCGGCGGACGAGACGACGCCCACCGACCCCGCCCTCGCGCGGCTGCTGCCCCCGGCGAGCGGGGACGAGGCGCTCGCCGGCGAGATGCGCCGCCTCACCGAGGGCGCGCTCCGCTCGGGCAAGGCCGACCGGCTGCGGACCGTGTGGTCCGCCCTGCGGGCCAGCTCGGGCCTCGTCGTCGTCCGCGCCGGCGCGGAGGGGGAGTGGCTCGCCGCACTCACCGACGTCCGGCTCGTCCTCGCCAGCCGCCTGGGGATCGAGGACGAGGACGACGCCGAGGCGGTGTACACCCGGGCCGGACGCCCCGAGCCCGACGCGGACGAGCTCGAGTCGGCGCTCGTCAGCCTGTACACGGCACTGACGTGGTGGCAGGAGTCACTCCTGGCCGCCATGTCAGGCCCCCACGGCGGGGTCTAG